The following is a genomic window from Vibrio cyclitrophicus.
AGCGGTAACTGCGGCAATCTGTCTGCTGCAGTGGGCCCATTTGCTATCCATAGTGGCCTAGTCGACTCGAATCGTATTCCAGAAAACGGCGTGGTCGAGGTGCGAGTATGGCAAGTGAACATAGAGAAAACCATTATTGTTCATGTGCCTATCGCTGGTGGTGAAGTCCAAGAACTGGGTGATTTTGAGCTTGATGGTGTCACTTTCCCCGCTGCTGAGATCCAAGTCGATTTCCTAGAACCAGCCGATGCGAATGGCTCTATGTTCCCAACAGGGAATGTTGTCGATTTTTTAGATGTTCCAGATCTGGGTTGCATCAAAGCGACATACATTAATGCTGGGATACCCACCATTTTTGTTGATGCTGAATCGGTTGGTTACCAAGGCACTGAACTTCAATCAGATATCAATAGTGATACCAAAGCCTTGGCTCTGTTTGAATCCATACGAGCACATGGTGCAGTAGCGATGGGTCTTATTGATTCTTTAGAACAAGCTGAATCACGTCAACATACACCTAAAGTCGCGTTTGTTGCTAAGCCTCAAGCGTACCAAGCCTCCAGTGGTAAATCGGTTGCTGTCGAAGATACTGCCCTTCTGGTGCGTGCTTTGTCTATGGGACAACTGCATCACGCCATGATGGGTACGGCAGCGGTCGCCATTGCTTCAGCGGCGAGTGTGCCAGGTACGTTAGTGAACTTGGCAGTCGGTGAGGGTTCCCGAGATTTTGTGACCTTTGGTCATCCATCAGGAACCTTAAAAGTGGGTGCTAAAGCTATTCAGACGGAAAGCGGTTGGAAAATAGAACGGGCAATTATGAGTCGTAGTGCTCGAGTGATCATGGAAGGTGCCATTCGAGTGCCTTTTCCTAAGTAAAGCGATTGTCGTGAACGGTTAAATGTTCACGAACACAACGCTGAGAAAAGAGTGCAATCAAGTGCTACAGCCAAAAGCTAGGCGCTTGGACTAATGGATAAATCATGGAGGAGGCACTATGTCTGCTACGAATCGAATGAACAGAAAAACAGACTATATCACCGAGTATCAATGGGCTAGGGAAGACCCCAATTCGTTCTGGGAAACACAAGCACAAGCGATCGATTGGTTTGAACCACCAAAAACGATATTACAAACTGACGATAACGGTATTGAACGTTGGTTTCCTGATGGGGTGATGAACACCTGCTGGTTGGCGCTTGATTACCATTGTGAAAATGGGCGAGGTGATAATACCGCACTGATTTACGACTCTCCTGTTACAGGACATCAATCTTCGTACACCTACGACCAACTGCGTAACCAAGTGGCTAAAGTCGCGGGGATGTTAGCAACGCAAGGTGTTACCAAAGGCGATCGTGTGGTGATTTATATGCCAATGATTCCTGAAGCAGCAATGGCAATGCTAGCCTGTGCACGACTAGGCGCGGTTCACTCCGTGGTGTTTGGCGGATTTGCTCCGCACGAGCTTGCAGTTCGAATTGAAGATGCTGAACCCAAGGTCTTGATTACCGCCTCATGTGGTATCGAAATTAACAAAGTTCTACCGTATAAACCGATGGTTGATCGAGCCATCATGGGCAGCCGCTGGAAGCCTGAAAAAGTCGTGGTATTCCAAAGAGAGCAATGCCTGGCTGAACTGAACCAAGATAGAGATGTACTCTGGCAGCAGGCCGTTGCGGATTCTCTGCCACATAGCTGCGTTCCCGTTTTGGCAACCGATCCTTTATATATCCTCTATACATCGGGAACCACCGGTAAGCCGAAAGGCGTAGTCCGTGATAATGGTGGTCACGCGGTCGCGATGAAGTACTCGATGAGCACTATCTACGATATGCCGCAAGATGGTGTTTTTTGGGCGGCATCTGACGTGGGTTGGGTGGTTGGGCATTCCTATATTGTGTATGCGCCACTGATTCACGGTTGCACCTCTATTCTGTTTGAAGGTAAGCCGGTGAGAACACCCGATCCAGGAGCGTTTTGGCGTGTGTGTGAAGAGTACAAAGTGGACGTGTTGTTTTCTGCACCTACAGCATTTAGAGCAATCAAGAAAGAAGATCCCGAAGGCGAGTTACTTACCAAATATGACTTATCATCGCTCAAGTCGATTTTTATGGCAGGAGAGCGTTTGGACCCGCCAACATTGGATTGGGTCGAGTCTCATACCAATAAACCGGTTATCGATCACTGGTGGCAAACCGAAACGGGTTGGGCTATTTCTGCAAATTCGACAGGGCTTGAATCTTTGCCTGTAAAAGCGGGTTCTTCAACCAAGCCAGTACCCGGTTACCAAGTAGAAATTCTTAATGAATTAGGTGAGCTTGCTCTGCCCAATCAACAAGGTTTTGTGGCGCTCAAACGCCCGTTGCCACCCGGGTGTCTACCCACGGTATGGCGTAATCATGATCGATTTGAATCCGGCTATCTGAGCCAATTCCCGGGTTACTATGTCTCCGGTGATGGCGGCTACCTCGATGATGAGGGATATTTGTTTATCATGGGGCGCATTGATGATGTGATCAACGTTGCAGGGCATCGCTTGTCTACTGGGGAAATGGAAGAGATCGTTGGTGGTCACCCCGCGATTGCAGAATGTGCCGTTGTCGGTATTCATGATGACTTGAAAGGGCAGCTACCGCTTGGCTTAGTTGTGTTAAAGGACGGAATAAAAGTAGATGGCATTGAGCTACAAGCCGAACTGGTTGGTAAGGTTCGTAACGAAATCGGCGCTGTTGCCTGTTTCAAACAAGCTTTAGTGGTAGAGAGATTACCGAAAACTCGTTCAGGTAAGATCTTGCGTAGAACTATTCGACAGATCGCAGAAGGTGAACAGTACGTGGTACCTTCGACGATTGACGACCCTACCAGCTTAACTGAAATTGCTGAAAAGCTCGGTAAATAGGCTTAGCTGTTTGGGCAATTTGATCTTCGGCTTGTTGATTTATGCATAACCCAGCGTGATGGTTTACCTAAACTCTACTTTCTTCATCCGCTTATCCATTGCGTCTACTATGACCTCATTATGAACCCCACATATTGAGGTCTTTTTTATGCGAGTTTACTTTTTATTGATTGCTTTACTGGTCAGTGGTGCTGCTAGTGACAGTATTTCAAAGGATGAAGCAAGTAGAGTGTTGTTAGAGCCATTGAGTCATCCCAAGATATTTAAATGTGTGTCCAAGACTGGCGTCGATCTCTATCAAGCGGTTTTTGATATGGGCGTGGGGTATGAAGCCGACCCTATTAACTCGAAGATGATCGTTAATTCAAGGAAAGGTCGCTACGAATATCAAATCCTAGGCGCTGTAAGATCTGAAAGATCGAGTGAAATTGTCGTGTTGACTCGGCATATTGGAGACGGTGTTAAAGTGGCTGCGATGATTGATGAACGAAATGGTAAAATACTGGGGATTGGTGATAAAAATCACTATCGAGATTGTGGTGTAAGACCGCCTCCAAGCGCAGAAAATATTCAGAAATTTTGGTCGAGGAGCTAACGCTTACCACCCAGTCACAAGAGTTATTGAGACGGCCCTACTGATCGTCTTTTTGTTTTTGCGGAGTGACTAATAAATCAAACGTTTCCCAATCCTGAAGTGTTGAGCGACTAATACATAATCAACCGTTATATATTATCTAAACTGGTCTTTATTTATGTTGTTAGGTGTTCTGTTTAAGATGACTTCATTCCAAACGAAACCAAAGCGAGACACCTATGACATTCACTAAACCTTTTCTTTTAGCGACACTGATTGTGACTCTTTCTGGCTGTGCATCTCCTGCCACTGATAACGAAAATGAAAATGCAGCGCGTAATCGTGGTGCTATTGGTGGTGCCTTACTAGGAGCAACGGCTGGAGCGTTGACAGGAGATGCAAGCTTAGCGGTTAAAGGTGCAGCACTAGGAGGTGTGACAGGTGGCGTAGCTGGTTCGATGAAAGATACGGATGACGCAAGAAATGCTCAAAGAACTCAAGTGACTGCTGATGGCTTAGCACAAGATAATCGCACCGATGCTGAAAAGCGAGTTGCTGAAGTTGAGGCTGAAATTAAACTTATCGAACTAGAACAACAGCTTGCTGAACTCAAAGAAGAGAAAGAAGATAACGGCGCATAAAGCTAAAGCCTAGATATTCGTTTAATTCTAAATTATTTAAACAGAATGGCCACGTAATGTGGCCGTTTTTGTATCTAAAATACGCACTTCAAACCATGAATTAATTCAATAACTTGTATAGATACTCGCGGCAAGTAAACTAGACTCAGTTTAAATATTAATTTGGTTTGAGAAGCACAATAGTCATGAATGTCACCTTAAGGGCCGCAAAGCACACGGATTTGGAACATCTTAACGAGTTAATGTTCGATCTCCACCATCACCATCACCTCGCTAGCCCAGAGCACTTTAAAACGGCAGAAGAGATTGAGCAGGAAAAAAGCATTGCACGTTACTTGGATGATCCTGAATGCTTAGTCTACGTGGCATTAAAAGGTGAGCTGATTGTTGGCTTTATCTCTGGGCATTTTTGTGAGCTTATCTCAACGGTAAGTAAACCAGTGCCGATGGGCAGTGTCGATGAACTGTTTGTCTTGCCTGATTATAGAAAAGAATCGATTGCTGAAAAGTTGTTTAGCAAAATTGAAGCGACTTTTGATGATTATGGGGTTGAACAAGTCTTTGTAGAGGTTTGGGACTTTAATTCACCTGCCAAGGACTTCTATCAAAAAATGGGGTTCACACCTCACATTCAATGGATGAGAAAGGCTTTGCACAAAACGTAGACAGCGATTTTGTGCGTGTTTGATTACACTAGAGCAGTCTTTAACTTTTCTCTTATTTTTAGGTAAACTCGTTGGCTATTCGATATTTATTAGTTTTCATATTATCTCTTTTGAGTACTACCTCCGCTTGGGCGAGCAA
Proteins encoded in this region:
- the prpF gene encoding 2-methylaconitate cis-trans isomerase PrpF, whose protein sequence is MTNKQIKVPATYMRGGTSKGVFFNLSDLPEAAQVAGEARDALLLRVIGSPDPYGKQTDGMGGATSSTSKTVIVSKSSKADHDVDYLFGQVAIDKPFVDWSGNCGNLSAAVGPFAIHSGLVDSNRIPENGVVEVRVWQVNIEKTIIVHVPIAGGEVQELGDFELDGVTFPAAEIQVDFLEPADANGSMFPTGNVVDFLDVPDLGCIKATYINAGIPTIFVDAESVGYQGTELQSDINSDTKALALFESIRAHGAVAMGLIDSLEQAESRQHTPKVAFVAKPQAYQASSGKSVAVEDTALLVRALSMGQLHHAMMGTAAVAIASAASVPGTLVNLAVGEGSRDFVTFGHPSGTLKVGAKAIQTESGWKIERAIMSRSARVIMEGAIRVPFPK
- a CDS encoding propionyl-CoA synthetase; translated protein: MSATNRMNRKTDYITEYQWAREDPNSFWETQAQAIDWFEPPKTILQTDDNGIERWFPDGVMNTCWLALDYHCENGRGDNTALIYDSPVTGHQSSYTYDQLRNQVAKVAGMLATQGVTKGDRVVIYMPMIPEAAMAMLACARLGAVHSVVFGGFAPHELAVRIEDAEPKVLITASCGIEINKVLPYKPMVDRAIMGSRWKPEKVVVFQREQCLAELNQDRDVLWQQAVADSLPHSCVPVLATDPLYILYTSGTTGKPKGVVRDNGGHAVAMKYSMSTIYDMPQDGVFWAASDVGWVVGHSYIVYAPLIHGCTSILFEGKPVRTPDPGAFWRVCEEYKVDVLFSAPTAFRAIKKEDPEGELLTKYDLSSLKSIFMAGERLDPPTLDWVESHTNKPVIDHWWQTETGWAISANSTGLESLPVKAGSSTKPVPGYQVEILNELGELALPNQQGFVALKRPLPPGCLPTVWRNHDRFESGYLSQFPGYYVSGDGGYLDDEGYLFIMGRIDDVINVAGHRLSTGEMEEIVGGHPAIAECAVVGIHDDLKGQLPLGLVVLKDGIKVDGIELQAELVGKVRNEIGAVACFKQALVVERLPKTRSGKILRRTIRQIAEGEQYVVPSTIDDPTSLTEIAEKLGK
- a CDS encoding glycine zipper domain-containing protein — translated: MTFTKPFLLATLIVTLSGCASPATDNENENAARNRGAIGGALLGATAGALTGDASLAVKGAALGGVTGGVAGSMKDTDDARNAQRTQVTADGLAQDNRTDAEKRVAEVEAEIKLIELEQQLAELKEEKEDNGA
- a CDS encoding GNAT family N-acetyltransferase; protein product: MNVTLRAAKHTDLEHLNELMFDLHHHHHLASPEHFKTAEEIEQEKSIARYLDDPECLVYVALKGELIVGFISGHFCELISTVSKPVPMGSVDELFVLPDYRKESIAEKLFSKIEATFDDYGVEQVFVEVWDFNSPAKDFYQKMGFTPHIQWMRKALHKT